The Lineus longissimus chromosome 2, tnLinLong1.2, whole genome shotgun sequence genome window below encodes:
- the LOC135500665 gene encoding acetylcholine receptor subunit beta-like 1 isoform X2 — MTLLTCLSSLLVLISLVAKGLGSEDEVRLVEDLFDKQGYNPLIRPVTNLSYIIHVEFGLAMVQLINVDEKNQILKTNVWLRMTWKDFQLHWEPSDYGGIQVIRIKPDNVWKPDIVLFNNADGKYEVSWEPNILIYSDGTVLWIPPAIYKSSCAINVMYFPFDQQICKMKFGSWTYDAKQVTLGWYEGRKSVDLSDYVYSGTWDVIDCPAHLHKFNETLKDFEGREFLKQQEQIYFNITIRRKTLFYTVNLIIPCVLISFLSVCVFYLPADAGEKMTLCISILLALVVFLLLVSKILPPTSLTIPLISKFLLFTFIMNIITIFITVVIINWNFRTPRTHRMPTWARYVFLNYLPRILLMKRPDHDQRWREGHHLKQQKQHQRPPNRATAEPRYNINARTELLELADMPNCRMGTASSMDKQDEGTPEGFRLTPEMHRTIEGVKFIYTHIKAEDDYHTVREDWKYIAMVIDRLQLYLFLGVTIGGTIGILINAPHIFEYIDQDTLVKGINEKTHLIT; from the exons GTCTTGGCAGTGaagacgaagtccgtcttgtgGAGGATCTCTTCGATAAACAAGGATACAATCCATTGATCCGACCAGTTACTAATCTCTCGTATATAATTCATGTGGAATTTGGGCTCGCCATGGTCCAACTTATCAATGTG GATGAAAAGAACCAGATTTTGAAGACAAATGTGTGGCTACGAATG ACGTGGAAAGACTTCCAACTGCATTGGGAACCATCAGACTATGGAGGCATTCAGGTCATTCGAATAAAACCAGATAACGTTTGGAAACCAGATATTGTACTTTTTAACAA CGCTGATGGGAAATACGAGGTATCATGGGAACCAAATATCCTAATTTACAGCGACGGAACAGTCCTCTGGATTCCCCCAGCCATTTACAAAAGCTCATGTGCTATAAACGTTATGTACTTCCCATTCGACCAGCAAATATGTAAAATGAAATTCGGCTCATGGACGTACGATGCAAAGCAGGTGACACTCGGCTGGTACGAGGGACGAAAAAGTGTGGATTTATCAGACTATGTCTACTCGGGGACGTGGGACGTTATAGATTGTCCAGCGCACTTACATAAGTTTAACGAAACCCTCAAGGATTTTGAGGGCAGGGAGTTCCTAAAACAGCAAGAGCAAATCTACTTTAATATAACGATAAGGAGGAAAACGCTTTTCTACACCGTGAATCTGATTATCCCGTGTGTGCTCATATCCTTCCTGAGTGTCTGTGTGTTTTACTTGCCTGCAGACGCTGGAGAGAAAATGACTCTCTGTATCTCCATTCTGCTCGCCCTGGTCGTGTTCCTGTTGCTGGTCTCAAAGATTCTGCCCCCTACATCACTCACAATACCCCTCATATCAAAGTTTCTGCTGTTCACCTTCATAATGAACATAATCACCATCTTTATCACTGTGGTTATCATAAACTGGAATTTCCGAACACCAAGGACGCATCGGATGCCGACTTGGGCACGATATGTTTTCCTAAACTACCTCCCTCGAATTCTTTTAATGAAAAGACCTGATCACGATCAGAGGTGGAGGGAAGGCCACCACTTGAAGCAACAGAAACAGCATCAACGGCCGCCAAATCGGGCGACTGCTGAGCCAAGATATAATATTAATGCAAGAACTGAACTGCTTGAACTAGCTGATATGCCGAACTGTAGGATGGGAACAGCTAGTTCGATGGATAAACAAGATGAGGGCACGCCAGAAGGGTTCCGTCTAACACCCGAGATGCATAGAACAATTGAGGGAGTTAAATTTATATATACGCACATAAAAGCAGAAGATGATTACCATACA GTCCGAGAGGATTGGAAGTATATAGCAATGGTGATAGATCGATTGCAGCTTTATTTGTTCTTGGGTGTCACCATCGGAGGAACAATAGGAATCTTGATTAACGCGCCTCACATATTTGAATACATAGATCAGGATACATTAGTAAAGGGTATAAATGAGAAAACTCACCTGATAACGTGA
- the LOC135500665 gene encoding acetylcholine receptor subunit beta-like 1 isoform X1 has product MRFGTPLLGLGFIFFLWNTIGFSQGKLSSGLGSEDEVRLVEDLFDKQGYNPLIRPVTNLSYIIHVEFGLAMVQLINVDEKNQILKTNVWLRMTWKDFQLHWEPSDYGGIQVIRIKPDNVWKPDIVLFNNADGKYEVSWEPNILIYSDGTVLWIPPAIYKSSCAINVMYFPFDQQICKMKFGSWTYDAKQVTLGWYEGRKSVDLSDYVYSGTWDVIDCPAHLHKFNETLKDFEGREFLKQQEQIYFNITIRRKTLFYTVNLIIPCVLISFLSVCVFYLPADAGEKMTLCISILLALVVFLLLVSKILPPTSLTIPLISKFLLFTFIMNIITIFITVVIINWNFRTPRTHRMPTWARYVFLNYLPRILLMKRPDHDQRWREGHHLKQQKQHQRPPNRATAEPRYNINARTELLELADMPNCRMGTASSMDKQDEGTPEGFRLTPEMHRTIEGVKFIYTHIKAEDDYHTVREDWKYIAMVIDRLQLYLFLGVTIGGTIGILINAPHIFEYIDQDTLVKGINEKTHLIT; this is encoded by the exons GTCTTGGCAGTGaagacgaagtccgtcttgtgGAGGATCTCTTCGATAAACAAGGATACAATCCATTGATCCGACCAGTTACTAATCTCTCGTATATAATTCATGTGGAATTTGGGCTCGCCATGGTCCAACTTATCAATGTG GATGAAAAGAACCAGATTTTGAAGACAAATGTGTGGCTACGAATG ACGTGGAAAGACTTCCAACTGCATTGGGAACCATCAGACTATGGAGGCATTCAGGTCATTCGAATAAAACCAGATAACGTTTGGAAACCAGATATTGTACTTTTTAACAA CGCTGATGGGAAATACGAGGTATCATGGGAACCAAATATCCTAATTTACAGCGACGGAACAGTCCTCTGGATTCCCCCAGCCATTTACAAAAGCTCATGTGCTATAAACGTTATGTACTTCCCATTCGACCAGCAAATATGTAAAATGAAATTCGGCTCATGGACGTACGATGCAAAGCAGGTGACACTCGGCTGGTACGAGGGACGAAAAAGTGTGGATTTATCAGACTATGTCTACTCGGGGACGTGGGACGTTATAGATTGTCCAGCGCACTTACATAAGTTTAACGAAACCCTCAAGGATTTTGAGGGCAGGGAGTTCCTAAAACAGCAAGAGCAAATCTACTTTAATATAACGATAAGGAGGAAAACGCTTTTCTACACCGTGAATCTGATTATCCCGTGTGTGCTCATATCCTTCCTGAGTGTCTGTGTGTTTTACTTGCCTGCAGACGCTGGAGAGAAAATGACTCTCTGTATCTCCATTCTGCTCGCCCTGGTCGTGTTCCTGTTGCTGGTCTCAAAGATTCTGCCCCCTACATCACTCACAATACCCCTCATATCAAAGTTTCTGCTGTTCACCTTCATAATGAACATAATCACCATCTTTATCACTGTGGTTATCATAAACTGGAATTTCCGAACACCAAGGACGCATCGGATGCCGACTTGGGCACGATATGTTTTCCTAAACTACCTCCCTCGAATTCTTTTAATGAAAAGACCTGATCACGATCAGAGGTGGAGGGAAGGCCACCACTTGAAGCAACAGAAACAGCATCAACGGCCGCCAAATCGGGCGACTGCTGAGCCAAGATATAATATTAATGCAAGAACTGAACTGCTTGAACTAGCTGATATGCCGAACTGTAGGATGGGAACAGCTAGTTCGATGGATAAACAAGATGAGGGCACGCCAGAAGGGTTCCGTCTAACACCCGAGATGCATAGAACAATTGAGGGAGTTAAATTTATATATACGCACATAAAAGCAGAAGATGATTACCATACA GTCCGAGAGGATTGGAAGTATATAGCAATGGTGATAGATCGATTGCAGCTTTATTTGTTCTTGGGTGTCACCATCGGAGGAACAATAGGAATCTTGATTAACGCGCCTCACATATTTGAATACATAGATCAGGATACATTAGTAAAGGGTATAAATGAGAAAACTCACCTGATAACGTGA
- the LOC135500665 gene encoding acetylcholine receptor subunit beta-like 1 isoform X3 — translation MRIFWVVFGIAITHIIGLGSEDEVRLVEDLFDKQGYNPLIRPVTNLSYIIHVEFGLAMVQLINVDEKNQILKTNVWLRMTWKDFQLHWEPSDYGGIQVIRIKPDNVWKPDIVLFNNADGKYEVSWEPNILIYSDGTVLWIPPAIYKSSCAINVMYFPFDQQICKMKFGSWTYDAKQVTLGWYEGRKSVDLSDYVYSGTWDVIDCPAHLHKFNETLKDFEGREFLKQQEQIYFNITIRRKTLFYTVNLIIPCVLISFLSVCVFYLPADAGEKMTLCISILLALVVFLLLVSKILPPTSLTIPLISKFLLFTFIMNIITIFITVVIINWNFRTPRTHRMPTWARYVFLNYLPRILLMKRPDHDQRWREGHHLKQQKQHQRPPNRATAEPRYNINARTELLELADMPNCRMGTASSMDKQDEGTPEGFRLTPEMHRTIEGVKFIYTHIKAEDDYHTVREDWKYIAMVIDRLQLYLFLGVTIGGTIGILINAPHIFEYIDQDTLVKGINEKTHLIT, via the exons GTCTTGGCAGTGaagacgaagtccgtcttgtgGAGGATCTCTTCGATAAACAAGGATACAATCCATTGATCCGACCAGTTACTAATCTCTCGTATATAATTCATGTGGAATTTGGGCTCGCCATGGTCCAACTTATCAATGTG GATGAAAAGAACCAGATTTTGAAGACAAATGTGTGGCTACGAATG ACGTGGAAAGACTTCCAACTGCATTGGGAACCATCAGACTATGGAGGCATTCAGGTCATTCGAATAAAACCAGATAACGTTTGGAAACCAGATATTGTACTTTTTAACAA CGCTGATGGGAAATACGAGGTATCATGGGAACCAAATATCCTAATTTACAGCGACGGAACAGTCCTCTGGATTCCCCCAGCCATTTACAAAAGCTCATGTGCTATAAACGTTATGTACTTCCCATTCGACCAGCAAATATGTAAAATGAAATTCGGCTCATGGACGTACGATGCAAAGCAGGTGACACTCGGCTGGTACGAGGGACGAAAAAGTGTGGATTTATCAGACTATGTCTACTCGGGGACGTGGGACGTTATAGATTGTCCAGCGCACTTACATAAGTTTAACGAAACCCTCAAGGATTTTGAGGGCAGGGAGTTCCTAAAACAGCAAGAGCAAATCTACTTTAATATAACGATAAGGAGGAAAACGCTTTTCTACACCGTGAATCTGATTATCCCGTGTGTGCTCATATCCTTCCTGAGTGTCTGTGTGTTTTACTTGCCTGCAGACGCTGGAGAGAAAATGACTCTCTGTATCTCCATTCTGCTCGCCCTGGTCGTGTTCCTGTTGCTGGTCTCAAAGATTCTGCCCCCTACATCACTCACAATACCCCTCATATCAAAGTTTCTGCTGTTCACCTTCATAATGAACATAATCACCATCTTTATCACTGTGGTTATCATAAACTGGAATTTCCGAACACCAAGGACGCATCGGATGCCGACTTGGGCACGATATGTTTTCCTAAACTACCTCCCTCGAATTCTTTTAATGAAAAGACCTGATCACGATCAGAGGTGGAGGGAAGGCCACCACTTGAAGCAACAGAAACAGCATCAACGGCCGCCAAATCGGGCGACTGCTGAGCCAAGATATAATATTAATGCAAGAACTGAACTGCTTGAACTAGCTGATATGCCGAACTGTAGGATGGGAACAGCTAGTTCGATGGATAAACAAGATGAGGGCACGCCAGAAGGGTTCCGTCTAACACCCGAGATGCATAGAACAATTGAGGGAGTTAAATTTATATATACGCACATAAAAGCAGAAGATGATTACCATACA GTCCGAGAGGATTGGAAGTATATAGCAATGGTGATAGATCGATTGCAGCTTTATTTGTTCTTGGGTGTCACCATCGGAGGAACAATAGGAATCTTGATTAACGCGCCTCACATATTTGAATACATAGATCAGGATACATTAGTAAAGGGTATAAATGAGAAAACTCACCTGATAACGTGA